One window of the Burkholderia ubonensis subsp. mesacidophila genome contains the following:
- a CDS encoding O-methyltransferase, translating into MLITDLIRKVVPRRMLVTARLQKIFFGEHGHTRRIDGMPIDGNGNFQPWLTYPLIEYLNGLDFAEKDVFEFGAGASTMFWAARARKVVSVEFDAGWYESLKGRVPENVTLFHEADGHRYSQTPKILAPRRFDVVVVDGAERYRSARTAIDIIAPGGMIILDNAEWYPRTADLLADAGFIEIRFSGFSPINAFASTSSVFLSRDFSFPRACAARTPPRGGKALPNGALDDGN; encoded by the coding sequence TTGTTGATCACCGACCTTATTCGGAAAGTTGTACCGCGGCGAATGCTGGTGACTGCTCGACTGCAGAAGATATTCTTCGGCGAGCACGGCCACACGCGGCGAATTGACGGCATGCCTATAGATGGCAATGGGAATTTCCAGCCGTGGCTTACGTATCCTCTTATTGAGTACCTCAACGGTCTAGATTTCGCTGAGAAAGACGTTTTCGAGTTCGGGGCAGGTGCATCAACCATGTTTTGGGCAGCTCGTGCCCGCAAAGTCGTAAGCGTTGAGTTCGATGCAGGGTGGTACGAGTCCTTGAAGGGACGTGTGCCAGAAAATGTGACCCTTTTTCACGAGGCCGACGGCCATCGATACTCGCAAACCCCCAAAATATTGGCGCCGCGTCGATTTGACGTTGTTGTCGTCGACGGCGCCGAACGGTATCGGTCGGCACGTACTGCGATCGACATCATTGCTCCCGGTGGAATGATCATTTTGGACAACGCCGAATGGTATCCACGCACCGCAGACTTGCTGGCCGACGCTGGATTTATCGAGATTCGATTCAGTGGGTTCTCGCCCATCAACGCATTCGCATCCACCTCGAGCGTCTTTCTCAGCCGGGACTTTTCTTTTCCGCGCGCATGCGCTGCGCGGACTCCCCCGCGCGGCGGCAAAGCGCTGCCTAACGGGGCACTCGACGACGGAAATTGA